ATGACGAACTTTTTCAGGAAAATGATGGCATCTCTTCGGCATAGCGGCCTTCCAGACCGATGTCATCCCGGCGTGTTCTCAGCCGGGGTCCAGGAGCATGGGTTGAAGGATTTGCTCCGAAGGTTTCTGGATGCCGGCCAGGTACACGCCGGCATGACGGACAACCGCTGGATACCGGCTAGGTACACGCCGGCATGACGAACAACCGCTGGATGCCGGCTAGGTACACGCCGGCAAGACGAACAAGTCCTGGATGCCGGCTAGGTATACGCCGGCATGACGAACAAGCCCTGGATGCCGGCCAAGTATACGACGACACGACCTCCAAGCTTTGATATTTGGACGGGATTACCCCGACGGGCGCTTTGGGGAAACGGCATCGACCGAGCCGGCGAGTTGCCCGCAACCGGCGGCGATGTCGACGCCGCGGGCCAGACGGACCGTGCAGGCCAATCCTTCTTCAGCCAGTACGCCGCGAAAGGCTTCGATCCGTTCGGTATTCGCGGGGGAACCCGGATATCGGCGGGTCGGATTAAGGGGGATAAGGTTGATGTGGACCAGCGGTTTTGACAATTGCTTTCGTATCCGGTCTGCCAGCCGGTGTGCTTGGGCGGTGGAATCGTTCACGCCGTCGATCAGCGCCCATTCCAAGGACAGGCGCCGATTGGTCTCCCGGATGTATTCGTCGCAGGCGGCGAACAGATCCGCCAGTGGATAGGTGCGGTTGACCGGGATCAGCCGGCTGCGCAGATCGTCATCGGCCGCGTGCAGGGAAACCGCCAGATTAACCTGGCTGTGCTCACCGGCGAAGCGCCGGATGCCAGGGACGATCCCCACCGTCGAGACGGTGATGCGCCGCGCCCCGAATCCAAAACCGTCAGCCGCCGTGAGCTGGCGGACCGCGGACAGGAAGGCTTCGTAGTTCAGGAACGGTTCTCCCATCCCCATCACGACGATGTTGGTCAAGCCACGCCCATCCGCCTTCAGCATCCTTTCCAAATAAAACACCTGGGCGGAAATCTCGCCTCCGGTCAGCGAGCGGCGCAATCCCATCTGGCCGGTGGCGCAAAAGGCGCAGCCAACGGAGCAGCCGGATTGGGTGGAGATGCAGGCCGTCTTGCGCCGGTCGTACAACATCAAAACCGTCTCCATCGGGGCGCCGTCGGGCAGATGGAACAGGTATTTGCGGGTCTGGCGGTCCCCGGATACGGCCTGTTGGTCGAGTACCAGCGGTTGAAATAGGAAGGAGCGTTTAAGGACGGCGCGCAACCCGGCCGGCAAATCGGTCATCCGGTCAGGATCGTCGATTAAACCGGAATACAGATTCCTGCGGATTTGTTTGGCGCGGTATGGCGGCTCTCCGATCTTCGCGAGAAATCCGAGAAGCTCCTCTTCGGTTATGTCGTGCACGCAGGGTAGGATCATGGTCGTGAAAACCCGCGACGATGGTACCACATCCCCGCAGGCGGAATCCCCCGGCCGCGGCCGGCGGAAAGATCAAAAAGCCCGCCCCGATCGTCGCACGACGATCGGGGCGGGCTTTTCGATCTCCTTCAAGCGCGGGCTAAAATTTCAGGCTCAGTCTCCCGGTCCTTTCGCGGCGCTCGACCGCAGGAGGCGGTCGGCGTACGGATCTCGATCCCGCATCCCGGCCGCGATCCAGGAAAGGATGAGGAATCCGAACATGCAAACCAGAAGTATGAAGGTCAGGATCGGTTGTTCCACGCCGAAGAAGTATTCCAGCGCCGGAACTCCGGGAAGCATGGCAAACCAGGATACCAGACTCAGGGCGAACAACCACGGCCACCCCCGGGAAAGGAATCCGCAGGCGGGAATCCGGGGATCCCGCTTGCGGGAATTAAGGCGAAAGGCCCCAACACCGACCAGGATGCCGAAAACGGGAGGGAAGATCCCGCCGCCGGTGAGTAACAACACCACAGAGAGGCCGATCAATATCCACGCGCAGTGACGGCGCGGAGTCAGCCGGATCGAACACGCGATGAACAGCAAGGACACGAAAACCGCGAGAAGGCCGGTCAGGAGTAGGTTGGGAATTAAGCTGAAGGCGGGTTCACCGTTCAGACTGCGGAAGAACTCTGATTGCGGCCAGGAGGGAAACACCATCGCGGCCGGAGCCGCGCCGCCTTGGAGGATTTCCCCCAGCCCGTGCTCGATCCCGGCCAAACCGACCAGGGTGCCAAATGTGGAAACCATGACCCGCGACGCTTGTTTCACGTTACCTCCGAAAGGGGACTCGCAGGATGGAGCGCGGGCGCCCGATCGCGGGTCCAGGTGCGGACCGCCCCCAGATCCAGCGCATCGGAAAGCGGCATGGCATGCAGGGGACTGGCCGGCAGCGCCGCCAACAGGTTGTCAGGAAACCGCAACCGGGAGGGATCGTATCGCCCGCCGAACAGCTCAGCCTGCAAAACGTTAAGCCAGGGATGTTTTTCCAATTCCCCTTTCAGCTGGCAGCGGGCGGCTTCCCACGCCGACGGATCGGTAGAGGTCGGGCCGAGCGTGAAGATCAGCAGAGTCCGCCGCGATAGCAGGTCTTGGTGACGGACGAGGAACCGACGGAACGCCACCGGCCATCGGCCGATATAGAGCGGAGCTCCCAAGATGAAAGCGGCGTACGGGGCGGGATGGGTGACCTTGGAAACGGGCATCAAGTCTGCGGGCAGGCCGCAAGCGCCCAGGGAGTCGGCGACCGCTTCGGCGGCCTTTTTGGTCGAACCGTATTTCGAGGAGTACGCAATCAGGGTTCTGTCTTCCATTTTAATTATTCCTTTCCGATGTTTTTATCCGGTATCATCCTACCCGGCGGAGAAGTTTTCGTCATCTATCCAAAGGTGGATTCCGGGTTGGATTGAACCTCCGCGGCATACTGGACGGCCGATGCCTTCCCCTGATAGGAGGTGTAGAATCCCGGACAATGACCGATCTGACAGCTTTTTCGCTGCTGCTGACCAAAATCGCCGTTCCCGCCGCCCGTCCCCGAGTCATCCCGCGAACGCGTCTTCTGGATCCGGGCGATGAAGATCCCGGATTCCGCCTGCTTCTCGTCTGCGCTCCCGCCGGATACGGAAAGACGACTTTCCTCACCGAGTGGGCCCGCCGCCGGAGGGAGCGGGGAACAGCCGTCGCCTGGTATGCGCTCGACCCCGGCGACGACGATCCGGTTTTATTCGGTTCCTACCTGACCGCCAGTTTGGACCGGGCGCTCGGACCGGACTCAACCCGGACACAAATCTCCGGTTTCTTGCGTTCCTCACCCGACGTCGATCTGCGGCGGGTCCTGCCGCCCCTGCTGAATTCGCTTGCGCAG
The sequence above is a segment of the Anaerolineales bacterium genome. Coding sequences within it:
- the rlmN gene encoding 23S rRNA (adenine(2503)-C(2))-methyltransferase RlmN gives rise to the protein MILPCVHDITEEELLGFLAKIGEPPYRAKQIRRNLYSGLIDDPDRMTDLPAGLRAVLKRSFLFQPLVLDQQAVSGDRQTRKYLFHLPDGAPMETVLMLYDRRKTACISTQSGCSVGCAFCATGQMGLRRSLTGGEISAQVFYLERMLKADGRGLTNIVVMGMGEPFLNYEAFLSAVRQLTAADGFGFGARRITVSTVGIVPGIRRFAGEHSQVNLAVSLHAADDDLRSRLIPVNRTYPLADLFAACDEYIRETNRRLSLEWALIDGVNDSTAQAHRLADRIRKQLSKPLVHINLIPLNPTRRYPGSPANTERIEAFRGVLAEEGLACTVRLARGVDIAAGCGQLAGSVDAVSPKRPSG